A window of Apium graveolens cultivar Ventura chromosome 8, ASM990537v1, whole genome shotgun sequence contains these coding sequences:
- the LOC141677122 gene encoding two-component response regulator 24-like, whose amino-acid sequence MAKKGKSSNNRKLTALVVDDNSTIRLIHVAYLRRHEFETNTVENGRQAVDLIRSGEQFDAIFMDIRMPVMDGIQATRELRTMGVKSMIVGIDCELDSISEDLIQAGMDRVFEKPITHDIVISVRQAILNNNIMY is encoded by the exons ATGGCTAAGAAAGGAAAAAGCTCCAATAATAGAAAACTTACTGCACTTGTAGTTGATGATAACTCCACTATCAGGCTCATTCATGTTGCATATCTAAGAAGGCATGAATTTGAAACCAATACTGTTGAAAATGGGAGGCAAGCAGTGGATCTCATTCGATCGGGGGAACAATTTGATGCCATTTTTATGGATATTCGGATGCCAGTAATGGATGGTATTCAG GCTACTAGAGAATTGCGAACAATGGGAGTTAAATCTATGATTGTTGGAATAGATTGTGAACTAGACTCTATCAGTGAAGATTTGATACAAGCCGGTATGGATCGCGTGTTTGAGAAGCCCATTACACATGATATTGTTATCTCCGTTCGTCAAGCAATCCTGAACAACAACATTATGTATTAA
- the LOC141679387 gene encoding uncharacterized protein LOC141679387 — protein sequence MDGENGNSQNNNENQNNNGNQGNNDEGGNIFDQLGKTLVVLVNQQSKPNIVSQFKRLNRPIFDGATDPAVVEMWIKEMEKAFGLFGSNEQQKVTLSVYQFQGSAYDWWLMEKRKNETTANLEENPEPLSAERENFIRLQQGGRTVIEYEAQFAKLAKFASTLVADESSRARRLEEGLQSDIRNSVASFELQTYEAVLNKALVIERGLVESEKTTGRWNKRRFTQTSGQSFQGGPLKKSHVYDNIGGQGDQERCSRCDKNHPDKVYHRNTGAYFHCGEVGHKISNCPHNPPPPQRKEADNKMGKGRVFQLTGNDNYRN from the exons ATGGATGGGGAGAACGGTAACAGCCAGAACAACAACGAAAATCAGAACAATAACGGCAATCAGGGAAACAATGATGAAGGAGGAAACATCTTTGACCAGCTGGGTAAAACTCTAGTTGTACTTGTGAATCAGCAATCGAAGCCCAACATCGTCTCTCAGTTCAAGCGTTTGAACCGGCCAATTTTTGATGGAGCAACTGATCCGGCAGTAGTCGAGATGTGGATCAAAGAGATGGAAAAAGCATTCGGACTTTTTGGGAGCAATGAGCAGCAGAAGGTGACCTTATCTGTGTACCAATTCCAAGGAAGCGCTTACGACTGGTGGCTCATGGAGAAGAGGAAGAACGAGACAACAGCGAATCTTGAAGAAAACCCTGAACC TTTGTCTGCAGAAAGAGAGAACTTCATTCGGCTTCAACAAGGTGGAAGAACCGTCATTGAATACGAAGCACAATTTGCAAAGCTTGCGAAGTTCGCGTCCACCTTAGTAGCAGATGAGAGCAGTCGAGCACGAAGATTGGAAGAGGGACTTCAAAGTGACATCAGAAATTCAGTGGCGTCGTTTGAACTTCAAACGTACGAGGCTGTGCTCAACAAGGCTTTAGTGATCGAGAGAGGCTTGGTAGAATCTGAGAAGACAACTGGCAGGTGGAATAAGAGGCGGTTCACTCAAACTAGTGGGCAATCTTTTCAAGGGGGACCACTCAAAAAGTCACACGTGTACGATAACATCGGAGGTCAAGGTGATCAAGAGAGGTGTTCGAGGTGCGACAAGAATCATCCCGACAAAGTCTACCATAGGAATACAGGTGCTTATTTTCACTGCGGAGAAGTAGGACACAAGATATCGAATTGCCCGCATAATCCGCCACCGCCACAAAGGAAGGAAGCAGATAACAAGATGGGAAAAGGACGTGTATTTCAGCTCACAGGAAATGATAATTATCGCAATTAA